The following DNA comes from Triplophysa dalaica isolate WHDGS20190420 chromosome 5, ASM1584641v1, whole genome shotgun sequence.
GCCAACCGACGGACGGAGATCATTGAGGATCTGGCTTATTACTCTACCACTGTGGTCGCTCTTCTGGTGCGGACTGATTCACTTTCTATCAAATTAATGCTCAGCTAGTCTGACTGAGTCACGCCCTTACGTTTAGACATGTTCTTTGCACGATGCAGTTCTCATCATGAGTAATCATTCCAACCATGCAAATATTTATGAGCTGTCTTGATGTTTCGATTGtgctgaaaaatgcaaatgaatgctGATTATTATGTAATCATGACTGTTGTTGTTCTGCCGACCAGGTGACGTGCACAGAGAAGTCCGGGAACAATGAGAAGATGCTCATCAAGGTGTTCCGATGTTTGGGAAGCTGGTTTAATTTAGGAGTGTTGGACAACAATTTCATTGCCAGCAATCAGCTGCTGATGATATTGTTTCAAGTGCTGGTAAGATcctaaagaaatgtaaactcCAAGTCTATCAATAAAGAATaagatttaaaggaatagttcacccaggACTGGCAATCCATATTTGCCCAGGAATGAAGACTTTAATGTCTAttcaatgtgatttttaaattgaagaagtcaattttatgttttgtttccaAATCACTGAACATAATCCTGTCTTTGGCTTACACTCCAAAGCTATTCATTTTCTCAAACAACCTTTCCTGCTTCGTTGCAGCAGAGAGATGAGACATCCACGAACCTCCACGAGGCGGTGTCCGACTGCGTGTGTTCTGCGCTGTACGCGATTGAGAACGTGACCACCAACATGCCTCTCGCCTTGCAGCTCTTCCAGGGGGTCCTCACTCTAGAAACGGCATACCACATGGCTGTAGCCCGAGAGGACCTTGACAAGTATGTGacacacagtttatttttgatgtaCGCAAGATCTGCACATGTCAAACATGGCGGCTCTGTGCCAAAACCATGTGAGCTGTCTTGGTGTATTGCCTACGGAGGCAGGTACCTTTTAAGGCAGCGTCCTAATTTAAATACAAGGGAACGTTTTTTAACCTCTGAGGTTTTCCTAGTGCATTAGGGTATTGATTTTTTGTAACATGGAATGTTTCAAGATCCCTGATAAATTGGCCAACCTTGCGGTTTGTAACAGCCTTAATATATTGTAAGGGTGCCTGTGATGTCGCCTTGACAGATAAATTTTGCTTGACAGAAGCTTGTAATTTACGTTTATTGCAATTTATTGTAATCTGCATTAATGAATCGCCATCTGCCACAGGGTGCTAAATTACTGCCGGATTTTTACCGAACTTTGCGAGACGTTTTTGGAGATGACGGTAAGGACTCCTGGGCAGGGCATGGGAGATCTTCGCACCCTGGAGCTGCTGCTCATTTGCGCAGGACATCCCCAGTATGAGGCAAGTGTGAATTCCGCCACATTCACGCatgtatttaaatgcatgcaTCTCAAACGGGAAGTGACTGGTCTATATAATATGCAGAGCTATTCACAAATGTTGATAACGTCGTTTGGGCTTCATCAGGTGGTTGAGATCTCATTCAACTTTTGGTATCGTCTGGGAGAGCACCTTTATAAGACGAACGACCCGGGGCTTCACAGAGTGTTCAGGCCGTACATACAGAGACTGCTGCACAGCCTCGCTCGCCACTGCCAGCTCGACCCAGATCATGTGAGTTTACTCGTctttttgtgtctttctttCTAAATACGAAAAGATTCTTTTGAACCAGATTTTTTGTGAacatgtcttaaagggatagttcccccccaaaatacaatttctgtcttcatttattcgcCTTtaagttccaaatctgtatacatttctttgttctgatgaacacagagaaagatatttggaaaatactTGGACCCCaatgactcccatagtagggaaaaacgacttgatatatattttttctgttgaatacaaagaaaATAGTTTGATGAATGtagtaaagcaaacagttctggggcacttttgactaccgttgtcatttttcctaccatgggaCAAGAACTGCACAAGCACtcgtccaaatatatttctctgtgttcaaccaataaaataaatgtttacagctttggaacaactAAAGTGAGTcgttcatgacagaatttacatttttaggtgaattatccctttaaatggatAATGTCacccagttttattgcacttttctGGGTGTTGCCTGGCTGTGTATGTCATTTGACTGTTTGGTTTTCTTATACAGGAAGGGGTCCCAGAGGACACTGATGATTTCGGGGAGTTCAGGATGAGAGTGTCAGATCTTGTTAAAGATGTCATTTTCCTTGTAGGCTCTATGGAGTGTTTCTCACAGGTAGTGTTTCAATGGGTACGAATGGAAACAGGAAGTAAAAGTTTGGGGATAAGACCCTGAGTAGTatgatttagtaaaaaaattaagctTGCCGTAAAGTCAAAACTCTATTCTTgactttaaatgttgtgtttttgtgattaaatgtatgtgtgttttcttttgtcaGCTATATTCAACTCTAAGGGAGGGAAACCCACCATGGGAAGTAACTGAGGCTGTTCTGTTTATAATGGCTTCTATAGCCAAAAGTGTAGATCCGTGAGTATtttctgtcatgatttttttcttttatgaacATAGTTTCCTAcagcaatacatttaaattgtaggtgcactgtccctttaaaatgtttcgATGAGTTATTTGAAGTTATTACACTCTGAGAAATGCATTTCTGTTCTGCACATGGCATTCATTATAACTCTGTAATGTCTCCCTCTGCTGTTTGACAGTGAGAATAACCCCACTCTGGCAGAAGTGCTGGAGCAGATTGTGATGCTTCCTGAGAGTGTCCACATTGCTGTGCGCTACACCAGCATCGAGCTGGTCGGGGAGATGAGCGAAGTGATTGACCGGAACCCTTGCATGCTGGGTAGGTCTTTAGGAAGAGAACTGTTATTTATGGTGGTCTTCTTTACAGGACGTTGGGCGTGCTTGCAAATTATTTGTGTATTACACAATTGTTGTGTCTTGTGGAtttctgatgtctgtgtttgtccGGCAGATCCTGTTTTGAACTATCTGATGAAGGGGTTGAGGGAAAAGCCGTTGGCATCTGTGGCAGCTAAAGCCATTCACAACATCTGCTCGGTGTGTCGAGACCACATGGCGCAACATTTCCAGGGTCTGCTCGATATCGCCCGCTCCCTCGATTCATTTGCCCTGTCTACGGAAGCCGCCGTTGGCCTTCTGAAAGGTGCGACACCCATCTACACTACAGGGATCTGTATATGCTTATTGTGTCATGCTAACATTTAGTATAACAGTACACTCATGGGCAGCATATTGCTTTTAAACAACAGTCCTGTAAAGGAAATTGATGTTGAGAGAGCTACATTTTAGACATTATGTTGACTTGTTCAACAATCCTGACCAGTCCTATAGGGCAACATGCAAGTGTTTTGATAAAACCTACAAATGCCTTGCCTACAATTTTCTTCTCACATTAAACTGGTTTAGAAGGAAGTATTTTATGGTTGAGCCAAAATACACACCTTTCCTTAAACGTTCTAGCATTTTCTTTTGATCTTAGTCATGCTCTTGTTGTATGACTGGTTTGGTTTAAGTGGTACGATTGGTTTGTCTCAGGCACAGCACTGGTGTTGGCCCGTCTCCCCTTGGAGAGGATCGCAGAATGTCTCAATGATCTGTGTGCCGTTCAGGTTATGGCACTGAAAAAGGTTAGAAACACCTAATTCACTTTTTGGCTGCATACGTTACTGTGTTGAACTTGATAAAGAAGGTGTTGTCTGTGTCTAGCTCCTTGCTCAGGACTCAAGCAGTGGAAAGTTATCAGACCCCACTGTGTGGCTGGACAGACTGGCAGTTATTTTCAGGTTAGGCCCATAATCCCATCAACAATGACATTTAGTTGTGTCGTTTTGCGTATATGCATATTTGCATATATGGAGTGATTTGGCAAGTCACTGTTACTATTGTTTGTACTTAAGATTTTTGGACAAACTATAACTCTTGAGTACTCGTATCTCAAGCTGTGTGACATGCGGGcgttcatttttaaatactgaTACTTTTAGGCCTGATAAACGGACCCTTAAAAAGTCATTATAAAGTTGTTAGGTTAAGTGTGTAACAAATAccttattcatttttttgtaattttgtccCTATTAGACACACAAACCCCATAGTAGAAAACGGACAGACGCACCCTTGCCAGAAGGTCATCCAGGAGGTATGCTCACCTGTACTGTTATTGATaggcaacttttttttgtttcagttcTCACCTGATCTTCATCTTTGTGTTGCATCTAGATTTGGCCGGTGATGTCGGAAACGTTGAACGCACACCGGGGCGATAATCGGATTGTGGAGCGCTGCTGTCGTTGCTTGAGGTTTGCAGTGCGTTGCGTTGGAAAAGGCTCCGCCTCCCTCTTACAGCCTCTTGTGACTCAGGTGTGCAAGCTTTTATAATCTCACACGTGTACATTACTTTAAAGTTCAATTCTATGGGTCCCTAAACATTTCAAGAGCTGGTGGAGGTTTTGAAAGTTGTCTCTCCGTTTCAGATGGTCAGCGTTTATCAGGTGTACCCTCACTCCTGTTTCCTGTACTTGGGTAGCATCTTAGTGGATGAGTATGGCATGGAGGAAGGATGTAGGCAAGGCCTTTTGGATATGCTACAGGTAACTCACACGCCCGCAAAAACATTATACTCTAAGATGGgataaagtaaatattaaatgtaaatttgtttgAGAAAAATTTATGATTCAGAATTTAAAAGTTCAATGATCAAAAACTAAATACAAAgtggtttcagtttttttgctatacttttttatttgtttttcatcatattttttataacctGTTGTAGGCTCTCTGCATGCCCACCTTCCAGCTGTTAGAGCAGCCTAATGGACTACGCAATCATCCCGACACAGTGGACGACCTGTTTAGACTCGCCACCAGGTACTGACTCGGTTAGAATGGAATCCGATTTTTAACCCAGTTGTGATGTGATGAAGATAACCCTGTTCTCTCACTCTCAGGTTCGTCCAGCGCAGTCCAGTCACGTTGCTAGGCAGCAGTATTATCATCCACATCATCCAGTGTGCCATCGCCGCCACCACACTGGACCACCGAGATGCCAACTGCAGCGTCATGAAGTTCATCCGGGACCTTATTCACACAGGGGTCACGAATGATGTGAGTGGTGACATAACTTTGCTTGTTTAACACTTCTAATTGGTCAGTTTTGCTTGGGTAACTTATTCAGTCTTATTTTCTTGCATTGCAGCACGAGGATGACTTTGAGTTGCGGAAGCGTCTGATTGGTCAGGCCATGGAGCAGCACGGACAACAGCTGGTCACTCAGCTGATCAACACCTGCTGTTTCTGTCTGCCACCTTACACCCTGCCCGACGTGGCTGAAGTCCTCTGGGAGATCATGGTCTTTGATCGACCAGTAAGTTAACATTATTACAGTACGAAAATGATATATTTGAGCTGGTTTGTTAAAAAACATGGGTATCAATGTCTTCTTGACCTGTCTGGTTCTTAGTTGTGACGTGTTGTGACATTTCctcaatgtctttgttttgtagaCATTTTGCCGCTGGCTGGAGGCTGCACTGAAGGGTCTCCCTAAAGAAACAGCTGGGGGCGCTATATCAGTCACACATAAGCAGCTCACTGACTTCCATAAGCAGGTCACAAGGTGAGTTTGTCTATACCTGCATTCACTTTagctttttaaaacatgtcttttgAGGTATTACGCATCCAAATTAGTCTCGGCAAGTCTGAACAAGTACCAATAACCAGTCGTCCAGGAGCTCGAAGCATCTCATACTCCTGCGCCCGAGCGGATGCCTAGACAAGCCTCGACCTGAGAAATGTACAGATGCCTGATACATTTGCTGCGACATGAGTCACAACCATCAAACCTGTGACTGATGCAACGCTGTCGTTACTCGCCCATGTTCAAGGCTTATTTGGAAATAGATGTGCAAATAGTGTTTCGTTATTCTAAATCGTCACATTGCTTGTTTGATGTCTTTGTTAACCCTCATCTCAATTTTCTCTGTGTTCCCATCTTATCTATCCGTCTCGCACGTTCAGTGCAGAggaatgtaaacaggtttgctGGGCGATAAGAGAGTTCACACGACTGTACCGATAGCTGTCTTATGTCTACTGATGCTGCAAGGCCAGGTGAGAGGCTTCTGTGGATcacaataaattacaataaatgtcCATCAAAATGACTTTAGTGAATAACAGATTTTAAGCAGCAATCATTAAAATTTAAGgccaatatatttatttaattatttgtgtttaacgCCCAAATACTGCATAAcgttatataaatgtaataaagttgTGACTTTAATACATTAGATAAAATTTGTTTGAACCGAAATGccgttaaaaatatatatatatatagtctgTTTAATTTCTCAATTGTTTTTCCTACAGGTCGGATTTTTTGTTTTACGAGCATTCGGAAGAAGAGGCAAAGGGGGAGCCATGTTGACCACTGTTGAGAAACTAAAGGGAACTCTTGCATGAAGGATTTGGGGGCCTTGGCACCGTGGAAAGCCAACCAATCGGATCGGAGCTCTGGAGCGGCAGGGTTTCAGGAAATTGCCTAGCGGGTGTCAAAAGACAGAAGCCCCATCCCTCCCTTTCCCCTCGAGAAGACACTGATGCCAGCCTAAAGCAAGAGAGAGGGTGGGTTACGGAAGGGACGATGTTCTGGGGGGGACCAAGTTTGGGACATTAAAGCGTTTACACCCATTTCAAAACGTGAATGAAGTCTGCATCAGTCAGATTTTGGTGGGATCCATCGGAAGAGACAAAGTAAGGATGTGCCTGGTTGCAAATCATAATGCATCGTTAAAAAAAGAgacttgtatgtttttaaaaacaaatggagaTTTATTTTCATGGACGTGTGTTTAGAGATGGCTTTGCTGTCAGTGCCATAAAAATGATTACCAAATGATTGTCACAAGCAGCAAGAGCCTGCGGGACATTTCAAAGGGAGAATCCCGGTCGAGTTGGCGTCACCTTTGACCTTTTTAAAGTTGGCTGGAGTTTTATTCGTACAGGTTATGCTGTAAAATACGGAGTGGACTGGCAGgtgctttttttttttgttctttcacCATCGTGGCACATGGCATCGTAGAGACGCTGAAATCCTCTTCCGAGCGTGTGCGGCGGCCATTgtgcaaacaaataaatcaaacattgtGAGGAACGAACAAACCTGTTGTCTCGAGTATCATTTCTGTTTGGATGTAGTTGTGTGGATGAGAACAGATTTGTACTCTCAGAACCTGTTTGACCGGGTTTCATTTTAAGAAAGTTACACGGGCCCTTCAGGTCTGGTTTTTCTGAGTCACAGGGTAAATGGAACCCTCCTCTATTGTTTGTCCTCGCTGAGGTTTTGCGAAGGCTCTGCTAACCGTGCTTCTCACAATAACTTGTATAATCCCTCAGGTAACCTCCCTTTACCCTTCCAATTTTGCTGATTGAACTTAAACACTTGACACAACTTATTTAGGGTCACGCTACCGTGTTGTCTTTTAGTAGACGCCCATACAGCAGTGTACGTTGTGACACATTCACAGCACATAAAGTCAATGAATCATACAGTGGAAAGCTGACATCATGCCAACAACCTTTTGAAATACTGCAATGGtatttattgaaacatttaaaaaactttacatcaaaaaaaagaaaacgttcACGTAGGAATATTCATGGATCCTCACAGAGAAAAAATGTCAGAGACATCCAATGGAATTGCTTTTGGCTATGTTTTTAAGCAAGGCAGCAAGTAGGgcacctatatatatatatattccaaaGGACCTCCAGACATGTTCATGGACTGAAGTAGGTTCCTCTTTCAATAGAGAAGTGCTTAGCAATGTCGACTTCTGGGTGAAGCACAGGTTAGTGGATATTCTGAGTCCAAGTGGCTTGAGCGTTTTGACTCTGCAACAGTCTGTGGAGCTCTTTAAATTGCTCCACTGTCTGGTCTTTCAAGTCGGGGTTGGAAATCTGCAACCTAATGCTGTCTGTAGACCACGAGAGCTCGCCGGAGAACATCTCTGTTAGGATTCTTGCTACAACTGGAACGACCtagaaacaaaaatacatggCCTTATTAAAAGGTAAATTAAGGATTAATATGTTAAATCGAGGGTTTAAAATGTTTACCATCACAATCTATGGTAGATTTGAACAAATTGTAATGAGTAGTTACTGCCTTAGATGCTGATTGGCCAATACAGTTTTTCGGCGGTGCTAAAATCTATGGTAACGGCTGTAACAAGAAACACCTGTTCACCTGACAGTTGTGTATATCAATGCATGTCAACAATAGAATCTGTCACCATCAGATTGCATGTCGGGCACTTTATGTTCTTACTAAATTTCATGAAATAACCAAAACTTTTAAGAGGCACTCAAGCTTGTACAAGACATGCATTTTATCAGTGTTTATAGTCCCTGGGATTGGGCCCTGACCTTGCTGTTGCAAGCACCATGTTCTACCAATGAATACAGGATCTAATACCATATTGCTTAAAAAATTAACTAATTAACATTTCGATTTAGATGTATATTAGTTTATCCTTTCATGTCcaaaataaaaccaataaaCGCAAGTCTTTTCTCCATACCTGGACAATAATGAGCTTCTTCTCCTTTGGTTTCCTGTCCGGCCAGTCTTCTCCAAAGCAAAAGAAAATCTCAAAAGGAGGAGGAGTGGGCGTCTCTCCCTTTTGATACAGGATAAGATCTACAGAGCCAttacaaataatacattattacaGGATGCTAGATCAATCAAGCCAAGATCCTActtttgtaatttaatagtTGTCTCTTACATTTGTTAATGggataattcacaaaaaaaatatttaccatGTCATCCCAATCCTGTATAACTATCTTCTTGCAAagcacaaaaagatattttgaagaacgttgataaccaaaatcaaaaccacatttctcaaaatatcttctattgtgttccacaGCAGAAAGTCGTATTTAGGTTTTGAATGACGTATGGGTAAAtaaacagaacttttatttttgagtgaactgtccctttaaggcctGTTCACACCTCTTGGACCACAACTTTAACCTATAAAAGCGTTTTTTTTCCAGCAGCTGAACGACAAAACATTCGCAATCCAtcgaaatgtaaatgttatgcaCCTTTGAAATGTCAAACTGCAGAATAAACTGCGTAGAAGTTATCTTTCTAGTTATCATCATTGGTGTGAACATTGCTTTCCTCTATACTTTAATACAGAGGAACTACAATCTGATACCATCTTATCTCTCACCCTGGAGGAAGTTGTTCAGGCTGAACACCCTAATCTTCTTTTCTCGTTCTATCGGATTGGGCGGTCCCTGCTCGAGCACACCCGGCCCGGACCAGAACACTTTACACTGACACAACCTGATGGCGTAAATGTCCTGTCCTCTGATCTCCAAAATCAGCCCTCGATCCATCACGTCCAGCAAGTGATCGGTGTAAAACCTCTGCTTCTCGTTCTGGACCTCGGCCGTTCCGGGAAACAGAACCTGATGCAGCGTGACCGGGCCGAACAGTTCCACCTGCTCCGGTGTTGGTGCCAGGTTACCGTAGTAAAGTCTACAACCTTGAGGGTTACTAACAGTTAGGGAACCGGTCGTCCGTCCCCTGTATTGGAACTTGAGGTCGAGATCCGTTACTGTTGACGGGGAACAGATGAAAAAACACAGGATTAATAACAAATTACGGCAACAACAGACATTTCCACACCGCTGTGGTTTGCATTAGTCAGAAGTGAGGATAATGTTAATTGAAGCTTTAGTGGTTATGTACACACCTTCTGccgtgtcatttcactttagcATTACACAAAAACACGTGATGTGACCAAGTTGTTTATGAGCATTATGAATGTCTTCATCGCAGCTAAACTGCACCATAAATCTCGCATGCAATAATATGAAAATCTTACAGGGCAGCATGTGAGGACTGCTCAGCAATTCAGAGATGCAGGGATGGATCTGGTTTTCTACTTGGGCTGGCACCTCTTGCATCGGGGTGTCCACTATAGCCTGTGGGCCAACAGAATGCGTGACCACATCTTGAAGGGCAGGTGGAGGTATAATTCCAGAACCCATTCCCAGACCGTTCGGATGTCCGCCCCCGTGGATGGGATAAGACACTTGCTCCACTTTGATCGGACCGCGACTGGTAAAATCAGGAGGAACGGGCTGGGTAAGATGTGATGTCATGGGGCCACCTCCATTAGGGTTGTTATGGACAACTTCTAAGAGGTTGATTGGAGGGTTATGATGGGTGGGATTAAAGCCATCGCTGATAGAAGTAAAAGGAGCGTCGACTCTGGGAGGGTACGCTGGGTAGCTTGGAGGTTCGCCGGCTCTAGGGTCTGTTGATAAATTGTTTGACATTTTATCGATTTTGTTGTATTAAACGGTTCAAGAACTGACGACATAAaccagaaaatgtaaacaagttTAGAAATACCAAAGTGATTTGAAGAAGTCTTACCAATGGTGAGGTTGATGAAATTTGTCAGCTGAAATGAAAAGGGAATTGTTTAACTATACAGTAAAGACAGCAGTGAAGAACGAGTTTTGAATGTATTTCTATGAATTAAGTATTCTTCATCAAGTCTATCTTAATATGCACTtacctcttcctcctcctcatctCCTCCTGCATCTAAAAGTCAACAAAAGAATGATATATCGGCTCATTTCTCACACTCCACTGAAATAGTTTGACAAATATGTCTttcataatgtatttttaatagtgTCAGTACAACAATAAGAAAATTGGCTCCCTACAGTTTTGTACTAaatttgctgtttgttttcaaacacGAAGCTTTGATTTTAGTGTCGGTCAGTTTTACAGCTGTTTGCATTTTTACCTCCATTGACTGACTGGTCGCACACCTCGTAGATCTTATAGGGCTGCACAGGGGTGTCTTTAGTGCCGTCATACTGAAGTCTGAACTCCCGGCTTTTGTTAAGGGCACACCGGAGGTTGGCCTTCCATTTGGCTGGATCTGGTCCGTCCACTCCCTCCTGGTATTTGCCTGTCTCCAGAGCCCAAGCCTGCAGAGACCACAATGAATACGGGTGTTAATTTCCTTGATATCAACGGTGTGGGAATGCTTATTTccagttttaatatttcaacacAGGACTTGTTCCTTTTTCTTATAGTAAGCTTGTTTAACCATGAA
Coding sequences within:
- the tnpo3 gene encoding transportin-3, encoding MTTMEGGKPSLPLVYQAVQALYHDPDPAGKERASVWLGELQRSMYAWEISDQLLQLKQDVESCYFAAQTMKMKIQTSFYELPPETHNALRDSLLSHIQNLKDLSPIIITQLALAIADLALQMASWKGCVHTLIEKYGNDVSSMPFLIEILTVLPEEVHSRSLRIGANRRTEIIEDLAYYSTTVVALLVTCTEKSGNNEKMLIKVFRCLGSWFNLGVLDNNFIASNQLLMILFQVLQRDETSTNLHEAVSDCVCSALYAIENVTTNMPLALQLFQGVLTLETAYHMAVAREDLDKVLNYCRIFTELCETFLEMTVRTPGQGMGDLRTLELLLICAGHPQYEVVEISFNFWYRLGEHLYKTNDPGLHRVFRPYIQRLLHSLARHCQLDPDHEGVPEDTDDFGEFRMRVSDLVKDVIFLVGSMECFSQLYSTLREGNPPWEVTEAVLFIMASIAKSVDPENNPTLAEVLEQIVMLPESVHIAVRYTSIELVGEMSEVIDRNPCMLDPVLNYLMKGLREKPLASVAAKAIHNICSVCRDHMAQHFQGLLDIARSLDSFALSTEAAVGLLKGTALVLARLPLERIAECLNDLCAVQVMALKKLLAQDSSSGKLSDPTVWLDRLAVIFRHTNPIVENGQTHPCQKVIQEIWPVMSETLNAHRGDNRIVERCCRCLRFAVRCVGKGSASLLQPLVTQMVSVYQVYPHSCFLYLGSILVDEYGMEEGCRQGLLDMLQALCMPTFQLLEQPNGLRNHPDTVDDLFRLATRFVQRSPVTLLGSSIIIHIIQCAIAATTLDHRDANCSVMKFIRDLIHTGVTNDHEDDFELRKRLIGQAMEQHGQQLVTQLINTCCFCLPPYTLPDVAEVLWEIMVFDRPTFCRWLEAALKGLPKETAGGAISVTHKQLTDFHKQVTSAEECKQVCWAIREFTRLYR
- the irf5 gene encoding interferon regulatory factor 5, with amino-acid sequence MSCQPRRIRLKPWLLAQINSGKYPGLHWLSQERRLFRIPWRHATRHMPTLEEENTIFKAWALETGKYQEGVDGPDPAKWKANLRCALNKSREFRLQYDGTKDTPVQPYKIYEVCDQSVNGDAGGDEEEEELTNFINLTIDPRAGEPPSYPAYPPRVDAPFTSISDGFNPTHHNPPINLLEVVHNNPNGGGPMTSHLTQPVPPDFTSRGPIKVEQVSYPIHGGGHPNGLGMGSGIIPPPALQDVVTHSVGPQAIVDTPMQEVPAQVENQIHPCISELLSSPHMLPLTDLDLKFQYRGRTTGSLTVSNPQGCRLYYGNLAPTPEQVELFGPVTLHQVLFPGTAEVQNEKQRFYTDHLLDVMDRGLILEIRGQDIYAIRLCQCKVFWSGPGVLEQGPPNPIEREKKIRVFSLNNFLQDLILYQKGETPTPPPFEIFFCFGEDWPDRKPKEKKLIIVQVVPVVARILTEMFSGELSWSTDSIRLQISNPDLKDQTVEQFKELHRLLQSQNAQATWTQNIH